One stretch of Deinococcus hopiensis KR-140 DNA includes these proteins:
- a CDS encoding AAA family ATPase, producing the protein MPGTEDQFPTFELETVGVKAKGRPHGSRFTVLAGSQARAQVTDSYERYVPAGYKDHRRRLLDEGVLQPDPSSGELRFVRDEDFNGSTEAGCIVAGRMVNGIREWFVRDSEGKKQTHGQWLTWFWGDKDTPVFTLKTDLLTAYAQMRKGRFVVLAGSEAVKSMDSEKREIKQQLIDKDVLREKPDSHLFEFTTDTAFESATAASSVILLRKGGGSSGWIFQDQQGREVVFGQWMGMLSKIPSEVRQARLGLTQTTEQEAKGTEMLEAHGHREEILGDVVNSDSVQRNQILYGPPGTGKTYQVIERALAILDPDFLASTLADRAALKARYDKWFAAGAISFVTFHQSFGYEDFIEGIKPVMHDGQLNYQLEDGLFLEAVRAAGGTLLPAGPTAARQPVIQAHQAMRHDAQVWRIYIDGTNTVSPVRDRCLERGEIRVGSWKKSPQDLNTLSEEEPNPSQMLFRDAMRFGDMVLLAKSADSIGAVGLVDGDYHFDPNSDPLFADDYAHARPVHWLATELDVAAQDITGRKFAPPTLQRVAGATALEVLQRLHLGSTASPSRTNRPASRHVLIIDEINRGNVAKIFGELITLLEPEKRAGRPEALTVKLPLSRRQLSVPDSLYIIGTMNTADRSLTQLDTALRRRFVFHPVWPEPAVLPVLNLDGRELDLRKFLYAINDRIQQLLSREQVIGHAYLLGLPATLEGVASALRERILPQLEEYFFDDWARIREVLADQGKERHLQFVHQDKVGDEVRYRVNEAAFGELEAFTLVYSRMSPDVFPFGA; encoded by the coding sequence TTGCCAGGCACAGAAGATCAATTTCCCACTTTTGAGTTGGAAACCGTAGGCGTGAAGGCCAAGGGGCGACCACACGGCAGCCGCTTCACTGTTCTTGCCGGAAGTCAGGCACGGGCACAAGTGACGGATAGCTATGAACGTTATGTTCCAGCTGGCTATAAAGATCATCGTCGGCGCCTTTTGGATGAAGGCGTACTACAGCCAGATCCCTCAAGTGGTGAATTGCGTTTTGTGCGCGATGAAGATTTCAATGGCAGCACAGAAGCAGGCTGCATTGTGGCAGGGCGAATGGTCAATGGAATTCGCGAATGGTTTGTTCGCGATTCAGAAGGAAAAAAGCAAACGCATGGGCAATGGCTTACTTGGTTCTGGGGAGATAAAGATACGCCAGTATTTACTCTGAAGACTGATCTTCTCACCGCCTACGCCCAAATGCGCAAAGGGAGATTTGTTGTTCTGGCAGGCAGCGAGGCCGTGAAATCAATGGACTCCGAGAAAAGGGAAATCAAGCAGCAGCTGATCGATAAAGACGTCTTAAGAGAAAAGCCGGATTCGCATTTATTCGAGTTTACAACAGACACTGCTTTTGAGTCTGCAACTGCCGCGTCAAGCGTGATTCTGCTGCGAAAAGGTGGGGGCTCCTCAGGATGGATCTTCCAAGATCAACAAGGGAGAGAAGTTGTCTTTGGTCAATGGATGGGCATGCTCTCAAAGATCCCCTCTGAGGTCAGGCAAGCAAGACTCGGCTTAACGCAGACCACAGAGCAAGAGGCAAAGGGGACCGAGATGCTTGAGGCGCACGGCCACCGTGAGGAAATTCTCGGAGATGTTGTAAACAGCGACTCCGTACAACGAAACCAGATTTTGTATGGCCCTCCTGGAACTGGCAAAACCTATCAAGTCATCGAGCGAGCTCTGGCCATCCTGGACCCAGACTTTCTGGCGTCCACACTCGCCGACCGTGCAGCTCTTAAAGCCCGTTACGATAAATGGTTCGCTGCAGGCGCTATTTCGTTTGTAACTTTTCATCAGTCCTTCGGCTACGAAGACTTTATCGAAGGCATCAAGCCAGTCATGCATGACGGGCAGCTAAACTACCAGCTGGAAGACGGCCTCTTTTTGGAAGCTGTTCGCGCCGCAGGCGGAACTCTACTTCCTGCTGGGCCCACAGCAGCCAGACAGCCAGTTATACAGGCCCATCAGGCCATGCGGCACGACGCCCAGGTGTGGCGGATTTACATAGACGGTACGAATACGGTCAGCCCTGTACGCGATCGCTGTCTGGAACGAGGAGAGATACGCGTCGGTAGCTGGAAGAAGAGTCCGCAGGATTTAAACACCCTGAGCGAGGAGGAACCCAATCCCTCGCAGATGCTGTTCCGGGATGCCATGCGCTTCGGGGATATGGTTCTGCTGGCGAAGAGTGCTGACAGTATTGGCGCTGTAGGCCTCGTTGACGGTGATTATCACTTTGACCCGAACAGCGACCCGCTGTTCGCTGATGATTACGCTCACGCGAGACCAGTCCACTGGCTGGCCACGGAGTTGGACGTTGCTGCTCAGGACATCACTGGTCGGAAATTCGCGCCTCCTACCCTGCAACGCGTTGCAGGGGCCACTGCCCTGGAGGTGCTGCAGCGCCTTCACCTTGGCTCTACAGCTTCGCCCAGTCGCACAAACCGTCCTGCATCTCGCCACGTCCTGATCATTGACGAAATCAACCGGGGCAACGTCGCTAAAATTTTCGGTGAACTCATTACCTTGCTGGAGCCCGAGAAGCGCGCGGGGCGACCAGAAGCATTAACCGTTAAGCTGCCTCTCAGCCGGCGGCAATTGAGTGTGCCAGACTCGCTCTACATCATCGGCACCATGAATACGGCCGACCGGAGCCTGACCCAGCTGGATACGGCCCTGCGCCGGCGATTCGTGTTCCATCCCGTCTGGCCTGAACCTGCGGTCCTACCAGTGCTCAACCTTGATGGACGCGAACTTGACCTGAGAAAGTTCCTGTACGCCATCAACGACCGGATCCAGCAGTTGCTCAGCCGTGAACAGGTGATTGGTCATGCCTATCTGCTGGGCCTGCCCGCCACACTCGAGGGCGTCGCAAGTGCCTTGCGGGAACGCATCCTGCCACAACTCGAGGAGTACTTCTTCGATGATTGGGCCAGGATTCGCGAGGTGCTCGCAGATCAAGGGAAAGAACGGCACCTTCAATTTGTGCACCAGGACAAGGTGGGTGATGAGGTCCGGTACCGCGTCAATGAGGCTGCGTTTGGAGAACTGGAGGCCTTCACCCTCGTCTACAGCCGCATGTCGCCGGACGTCTTCCCATTTGGGGCGTGA
- a CDS encoding DEAD/DEAH box helicase, which translates to MTTMPQLPPYNGAQTSSWSETHVLELPEREARTVPLGDLPSSEVVKRYLRSAFPGGIYTHQADAATCAASYEDFAVTTGTASGKTLCFHLAALEALSTLPETKVVVLYPQKALGAEQEGRWKETLQAAGVDARVGRIDGAVPVSQRELILDTCRVVILTPDVLHAWLLSNLARKSVRNFIRATRLMIIDEVHTFTGVFGSNAAFLFRRYEHALKTLTRKRLQYVCASATIQDPAEHLMLLTGRTFTLIGPDRDGSPRQPVSLHFLRPTEPGRDLLTGAASLLHDLAADGQKFLCFSDSRKQTENLASIMARRPDVDDAEDSDDHPLDSSPLAKLRVLPYRSGYESRDRTEIQARLTRGDLDGIISTSALELGMDIPHLDAVVLLGVPASSTSLHQRIGRVGRRRPGRVLILDSGSASDALLFERPEEVLTRPLADGALYLENQNIQCIHAICLARAGGEHDALMTALDRETDSEIDTPVTWPDGFLDLVARERSGTLPPALHVLRAQAGDRPNHAFPLRDVETSYKVELRQGNGPQELGTLSYGQVMREAYPGAVYLYATRAYRVTRINPLSRTVHVRPEKRFSTKPSCLPTLAFPNFDAGSVYQAAQHGQLQAVDCDVMISENVVGFDERRGPNTFHSAYPLDPHQTGIYFQQPRFSRNMYTTGIVLHHGLLQGDVPRGRLAEIVLDAFQLTVPFESRDIGVTTDKLRVERPGLPKGDGVVVIYDQTYGSLRLSGRLLGDDVLPRVLETAASLAAYDLEMAPDDEGLMRVHTALQQLALEATRTRRTPAWAETAPPIPEDGERVQVLLEGTTGICLLHDHREMKIAQVYYSPRSGLQYKGRLCTDNAWDTHLTVVPVGGVQAIPGVSELGWYDLDLGEIVADG; encoded by the coding sequence ATGACCACGATGCCCCAGCTTCCCCCCTATAACGGTGCTCAGACCTCCTCCTGGTCCGAAACCCACGTTCTTGAATTGCCAGAGCGCGAGGCCCGCACCGTGCCTCTGGGCGACCTGCCGAGCAGTGAAGTGGTAAAGCGTTACTTGCGTAGTGCCTTTCCAGGCGGCATCTATACCCACCAGGCCGACGCCGCGACCTGCGCTGCCAGCTACGAGGACTTCGCGGTCACCACCGGCACCGCCAGCGGAAAGACGCTGTGCTTCCACCTCGCCGCGCTCGAGGCCCTATCCACCCTTCCGGAAACGAAGGTGGTCGTCCTCTATCCTCAGAAAGCACTCGGAGCCGAGCAGGAAGGACGGTGGAAGGAGACGCTTCAGGCAGCAGGCGTTGATGCCCGAGTGGGCCGCATTGACGGTGCCGTGCCGGTCAGCCAGCGGGAGCTGATCCTCGACACCTGCCGCGTCGTCATCCTCACGCCGGACGTCTTGCACGCCTGGCTGCTCAGCAACCTCGCCCGCAAGTCTGTCCGCAACTTCATCCGTGCCACCCGCCTGATGATCATCGATGAGGTGCACACGTTCACCGGCGTGTTCGGGAGCAACGCCGCATTCCTGTTCAGGCGCTACGAGCACGCCCTGAAGACGTTGACCCGCAAACGGCTGCAGTACGTGTGCGCCTCGGCCACCATCCAGGATCCCGCCGAGCACCTCATGCTCCTGACCGGGCGAACCTTCACGCTGATCGGTCCGGACCGCGACGGCTCGCCCCGGCAGCCGGTCAGCCTTCACTTCCTGCGGCCCACTGAACCTGGCCGGGACCTGCTCACCGGAGCGGCGAGCCTACTGCACGACCTCGCGGCAGATGGCCAGAAGTTCCTGTGCTTCAGCGACTCGCGCAAGCAAACCGAGAACCTGGCGAGCATCATGGCCCGCCGCCCGGATGTGGACGACGCCGAGGACTCGGACGACCATCCGCTGGACAGCTCGCCCCTCGCCAAGCTGCGTGTCCTGCCGTACCGCAGCGGCTACGAGTCCCGGGACCGGACGGAGATCCAGGCGCGTCTTACCCGCGGCGACCTGGACGGCATCATCTCCACCAGTGCCCTGGAACTCGGCATGGACATTCCGCACCTCGACGCAGTCGTGCTGCTCGGCGTCCCAGCTTCCAGCACGTCGTTGCATCAGCGGATTGGCCGCGTGGGCCGCCGCCGGCCCGGCCGGGTGCTGATCCTCGATTCGGGTTCCGCCAGCGACGCCCTGCTGTTTGAACGGCCGGAAGAGGTGCTCACTCGGCCCCTCGCGGACGGCGCGCTGTACCTCGAGAACCAGAACATTCAGTGCATCCATGCCATCTGCCTTGCGCGCGCTGGCGGGGAACACGACGCCCTGATGACTGCTCTGGACCGTGAAACCGACTCGGAAATCGACACGCCGGTTACCTGGCCTGATGGATTCCTCGATCTGGTTGCCCGTGAGCGGTCGGGTACCCTGCCTCCAGCGCTTCACGTGCTGCGCGCCCAGGCAGGTGACCGGCCCAATCACGCCTTCCCACTCCGGGACGTGGAAACCAGCTATAAGGTTGAGCTGCGGCAGGGCAACGGCCCACAGGAACTCGGCACACTCTCTTACGGTCAGGTGATGCGCGAGGCCTACCCAGGTGCTGTGTATCTGTATGCCACCCGGGCATACCGGGTGACCCGCATCAATCCGCTGTCCCGCACCGTGCACGTCCGCCCTGAGAAACGCTTCTCCACCAAGCCCAGCTGCCTGCCCACCCTGGCTTTCCCGAACTTCGATGCCGGCAGTGTCTACCAGGCAGCCCAGCACGGACAGCTTCAGGCAGTGGACTGCGACGTCATGATTTCGGAGAACGTGGTTGGCTTCGATGAGCGCCGTGGACCGAATACCTTTCATAGCGCGTACCCACTTGATCCCCACCAGACCGGCATCTATTTCCAGCAACCGCGCTTCTCCCGCAACATGTACACCACCGGGATCGTCCTGCACCACGGTCTCCTGCAGGGAGACGTGCCTCGGGGCCGCCTTGCTGAGATCGTTCTCGACGCCTTCCAGCTCACGGTGCCCTTTGAGAGCCGCGATATTGGCGTCACCACGGATAAGCTCCGTGTGGAGCGCCCTGGCCTGCCCAAAGGAGACGGCGTGGTCGTTATCTATGACCAGACGTACGGTAGCCTGCGGCTTTCCGGCCGGCTGCTGGGTGACGACGTTCTTCCGCGTGTGCTGGAGACGGCCGCGAGCCTCGCCGCTTATGACCTTGAGATGGCTCCAGACGATGAAGGCCTCATGCGCGTTCACACCGCCTTACAGCAGCTTGCCCTGGAAGCTACGCGCACGCGGCGGACGCCCGCATGGGCCGAAACCGCTCCGCCCATTCCCGAGGACGGCGAGCGTGTCCAGGTCCTTTTGGAGGGCACGACCGGCATCTGCCTGCTGCACGACCACCGGGAGATGAAGATCGCGCAGGTGTACTACAGTCCTCGTTCCGGCCTGCAGTACAAGGGCAGGCTCTGCACGGACAATGCCTGGGATACCCACCTCACGGTCGTTCCCGTGGGAGGAGTGCAGGCGATTCCTGGGGTCAGCGAGCTCGGGTGGTATGACCTGGACCTCGGAGAGATCGTCGCAGATGGGTGA
- a CDS encoding McrC family protein: protein MSVHLSVREHDFLVRGKVSSQGDGNITVLSEEAFDAVEALVLEKTQELNPVAVPTRVGGQTSLKLTQWVGLVRTPDGTTVEILPKTHERPGTRHSDPLASPGRSRTLLLRMLVATDERFLVAPPADLDATRMPLFEVLLRSVLEGIKVAVRRGLPHTYVPVYEERASLRGRLDLPRQMRQPPQHAHRLNVVYDEFLPDRPETRLTRLTVERVSRMTRLQPTRHLARELLVALERVSPSQDIQRDFSAWRLERGHAHFAALEALCRLVLYELNPLVGGITARAHAVLFDMNKVYEGYVAHLLRVQYPNWLIETQVTDHALGRVNGQRAFPLRPDLRITMPDKQVVIADTKWKRLKPGGGPTYDITNADAYQMLAYSHVFHQQSSESRKPLWLIYPHLDGLPRLSAPIILGDGRELTLLTVDLESDSPSIPCEAGLDAQAR from the coding sequence GTGAGTGTGCACCTGAGCGTCCGAGAACATGACTTTTTGGTCCGGGGGAAGGTCAGCAGTCAGGGCGACGGGAATATAACCGTCCTCAGCGAGGAGGCCTTCGACGCTGTCGAAGCTCTTGTGCTCGAGAAAACCCAGGAGCTGAATCCCGTCGCTGTCCCCACGAGGGTGGGCGGGCAGACGTCTTTGAAACTCACCCAATGGGTTGGACTGGTCCGCACTCCGGACGGAACCACCGTGGAGATCCTTCCAAAGACCCATGAGCGTCCGGGCACTCGGCACTCGGACCCACTGGCGTCTCCTGGGCGCAGCCGCACTCTTCTTTTGCGCATGCTGGTGGCGACGGACGAGCGCTTTCTTGTCGCCCCTCCTGCTGACCTGGACGCCACGCGGATGCCCCTGTTTGAAGTCCTGCTCCGCTCTGTTCTGGAGGGAATCAAAGTCGCCGTGAGGCGCGGTCTTCCTCACACCTACGTGCCGGTGTATGAGGAACGCGCTTCGTTGCGGGGCCGGCTGGACCTGCCCCGGCAGATGCGGCAGCCGCCTCAACATGCGCATCGACTGAACGTGGTGTACGACGAGTTTTTGCCCGACAGACCGGAAACCCGCCTGACTCGCCTGACTGTGGAACGGGTCTCTCGTATGACGCGGCTGCAGCCCACCCGGCACCTGGCTCGAGAACTCCTGGTGGCGCTTGAGCGTGTGTCCCCAAGCCAGGATATTCAGCGTGATTTTTCGGCGTGGCGGCTGGAGCGTGGGCACGCGCACTTCGCTGCTCTGGAGGCCCTCTGCCGCTTGGTGTTGTACGAGCTCAACCCGCTGGTGGGCGGCATCACAGCCAGGGCTCACGCCGTCCTCTTCGATATGAACAAGGTGTACGAAGGGTATGTCGCTCACCTGTTGCGCGTGCAGTACCCGAACTGGCTTATCGAGACGCAGGTGACAGACCACGCGTTGGGACGAGTGAATGGCCAACGGGCCTTCCCCCTTCGTCCTGATCTACGCATCACAATGCCCGACAAGCAAGTCGTCATTGCCGATACGAAGTGGAAGAGGCTTAAACCAGGTGGCGGGCCCACCTATGACATCACCAACGCCGATGCTTATCAGATGTTGGCGTATAGCCATGTGTTCCATCAGCAGTCATCAGAGTCACGGAAACCGCTCTGGTTGATTTACCCGCACCTCGACGGCCTCCCCCGGTTGTCTGCCCCCATCATCCTCGGGGATGGTCGGGAGCTCACGCTGCTGACCGTTGACCTTGAATCTGATTCTCCCTCGATTCCATGCGAAGCGGGGCTTGATGCTCAAGCACGGTAG